In one window of Desulfurispora thermophila DSM 16022 DNA:
- a CDS encoding nucleotidyltransferase domain-containing protein, with the protein MFDLEKETSRHNKLMATELQRISSKLQEMGANKIILFGSYARGQAGLCSDLDIFVVMHTDLPFIERTAHIYQQISPRTATDILVYTPEEWQQMQNRPFIQEALKEAIVLYEKTPS; encoded by the coding sequence ATGTTTGATCTGGAAAAAGAAACCTCCCGGCATAATAAACTAATGGCCACAGAACTGCAGCGCATCAGTAGTAAATTGCAAGAAATGGGAGCGAATAAAATTATTCTCTTTGGCTCTTACGCCCGCGGTCAGGCCGGTTTGTGCAGCGATTTGGACATATTTGTAGTCATGCATACTGATTTGCCTTTTATTGAAAGAACCGCTCACATCTACCAGCAAATTTCTCCCCGCACAGCTACGGATATACTGGTTTACACACCGGAAGAGTGGCAGCAAATGCAAAACCGTCCCTTTATTCAAGAGGCACTCAAGGAGGCTATTGTGCTTTATGAGAAAACCCCCTCATGA
- a CDS encoding type II secretion system protein, which yields MHPKHHKSHRPAFTLVELLVVIAIIGVLAAIVTPNVFRAVEKSKISRSVADLKAIKGAALAYYADTGVFPPNDDDVAGAGPSAPGKRGIFFLQQAVTMSYDPPGDPAGWSGNVWNPAGWNGPYLEKWPQAQYWAGKHGGTYQWQGVYTYGSTPLDFNNDGVADPCIELNFGGSGFSDTQISAIMQNIDTALDDGDLKEGMFRYRPSTSWPQHTAYYCVAYSN from the coding sequence ATGCATCCCAAACACCATAAATCCCACCGCCCCGCCTTCACCCTGGTGGAGCTTTTAGTGGTCATCGCTATCATTGGCGTGCTGGCGGCTATTGTCACGCCCAATGTTTTCCGGGCGGTGGAAAAGTCCAAGATCAGCCGTTCTGTGGCCGACCTGAAAGCCATCAAAGGGGCGGCTCTGGCTTATTACGCCGATACAGGCGTTTTTCCGCCCAATGATGATGATGTGGCGGGCGCCGGCCCTTCTGCGCCGGGCAAGCGGGGCATTTTCTTTTTACAGCAGGCGGTAACCATGTCTTACGACCCGCCCGGCGATCCTGCCGGCTGGAGTGGCAATGTCTGGAACCCCGCCGGCTGGAACGGCCCCTATCTGGAAAAGTGGCCCCAAGCCCAGTACTGGGCGGGCAAACACGGCGGCACCTACCAGTGGCAGGGAGTTTACACCTACGGCTCCACCCCTCTGGACTTCAACAATGACGGTGTAGCCGACCCCTGCATCGAGCTGAACTTCGGCGGATCCGGCTTCAGCGACACCCAGATTTCCGCCATTATGCAGAATATTGACACCGCGCTGGACGATGGGGATCTGAAAGAAGGCATGTTCCGCTACCGTCCATCCACCAGCTGGCCCCAGCACACGGCCTATTACTGCGTAGCTTACAGTAATTAG
- a CDS encoding ASKHA domain-containing protein, with protein MVTVEFEPVGRRVEVEPGRTVLQAARDVLSLDAGGVNAPCGGKGLCGRCRVRLVQGELSPPGELERRMLGPRELADGYRLACQALILGPVKVEIPPETLAGRQSLQVAGTAEEIALEPVIKRYHIPLQATTVDFPFSTWQQVEVYLRQNYGMEDISIDSVLFSQVETLAGNDHLTVSLRGREIINAFWTAGSRKPLGLAVDLGTTKMAGFLLDLETGSTLAADGILNPQIAYGEDVMSRLAYALEGAEQYSRITRVLVEGLDRLLQTLCSQAGARPEDVEEAVIVGNTAMHHLLLGLPVGQLARSPYVPALTLPLEVKARQLGLGMAGGAVVYLVPAVAGFVGGDHVAMILSSRIQEAPGVTLGLDIGTNTEIVLARSGEMISCSCASGPAFEGAHIQQGMRAIDGAVSKVSVTSGGREVHCETIGGKAPVGICGSGILDAVAGLYRAGVISASGRLDTGHPRVRWSSDRKTAEYVLVPAGENGAGRDIVVTQKDISEIQLAKAAIAAGIQVLLAQTGLQYTDIDRVVVAGAFGTHLQLESAIAIGMLPHLPLQRYQQVGNAAGAGARMILLSAAERRRAVEIARNIKYIELAARAEFNSIYLSQIRFPG; from the coding sequence GTGGTTACTGTCGAATTTGAACCTGTTGGCCGCCGTGTAGAGGTAGAGCCGGGCCGGACTGTGCTGCAGGCTGCCCGGGATGTGCTGTCACTGGACGCCGGGGGAGTAAATGCGCCCTGCGGTGGCAAAGGATTGTGCGGACGTTGCCGGGTGCGCCTGGTGCAGGGGGAGCTTTCACCCCCGGGTGAGCTGGAGAGAAGAATGCTGGGCCCCCGGGAACTGGCGGATGGTTACCGCCTGGCCTGCCAGGCGCTCATCCTCGGTCCGGTCAAGGTGGAAATACCGCCGGAAACTCTGGCCGGGCGGCAGAGTTTGCAGGTGGCGGGAACCGCTGAGGAGATTGCGTTGGAACCCGTTATCAAGCGGTATCATATACCTCTGCAGGCGACCACTGTGGATTTCCCCTTTTCCACCTGGCAACAGGTGGAAGTTTATTTGCGGCAAAATTACGGCATGGAAGACATAAGTATCGACTCCGTGCTGTTTAGCCAGGTGGAGACACTGGCCGGTAATGATCACCTGACGGTTTCCCTGCGCGGGCGGGAGATCATCAATGCTTTCTGGACGGCCGGCAGCAGAAAACCGCTCGGCCTGGCGGTGGATCTGGGCACCACCAAGATGGCCGGTTTTTTGCTGGATCTGGAAACCGGCAGCACCCTGGCCGCTGATGGCATTTTAAATCCACAGATTGCTTACGGGGAAGATGTGATGAGCCGGCTGGCCTATGCCCTGGAGGGAGCCGAGCAATACAGCCGGATCACCCGGGTGCTGGTGGAGGGGCTGGATCGCCTGCTGCAAACTCTCTGCAGCCAGGCCGGCGCGCGGCCGGAAGATGTGGAAGAAGCCGTGATTGTGGGCAACACGGCCATGCACCACCTGCTGCTGGGGTTGCCGGTGGGCCAGCTGGCCAGATCCCCTTATGTGCCGGCGCTGACGCTGCCGCTGGAAGTCAAGGCGCGCCAGCTGGGCCTCGGTATGGCCGGAGGCGCTGTTGTCTATCTGGTGCCGGCCGTGGCCGGTTTTGTGGGCGGCGACCATGTGGCCATGATCTTGAGCAGCCGCATCCAGGAGGCGCCCGGCGTTACCCTGGGCCTGGACATCGGCACCAACACCGAAATTGTCCTCGCCCGCAGCGGCGAGATGATTTCATGTTCCTGCGCTTCCGGTCCGGCCTTTGAAGGGGCCCACATTCAGCAGGGCATGCGGGCGATTGACGGTGCCGTCAGCAAAGTCTCCGTGACGTCCGGCGGCAGGGAGGTGCACTGCGAGACCATTGGGGGCAAGGCACCGGTGGGCATTTGCGGTTCGGGCATCCTGGACGCCGTGGCCGGTCTTTACCGGGCGGGTGTAATCAGCGCCAGCGGCCGGCTGGACACCGGGCATCCCCGGGTCCGGTGGAGCAGCGACAGGAAGACTGCTGAATATGTGCTGGTGCCGGCAGGGGAAAATGGTGCCGGCCGGGATATTGTGGTAACGCAGAAGGACATCAGCGAAATCCAGCTGGCCAAGGCGGCTATCGCCGCCGGCATACAGGTGCTGCTGGCACAAACCGGGCTGCAATACACAGATATTGACAGAGTGGTTGTAGCCGGAGCTTTTGGCACCCACCTGCAGCTGGAAAGTGCCATCGCCATTGGCATGCTGCCCCATCTGCCGCTGCAGCGCTATCAGCAGGTGGGCAATGCGGCCGGCGCCGGGGCCCGGATGATTCTTCTGTCGGCCGCTGAGCGCCGGCGAGCGGTGGAAATTGCCAGAAATATCAAATATATCGAGCTGGCGGCCAGGGCCGAGTTCAACAGTATCTATTTAAGCCAGATCAGGTTCCCCGGCTGA
- a CDS encoding HEPN domain-containing protein: protein MAEEGGYHIACFLAQQVAEKALKAFLYAQGEVIVLGHAVSMLAEKAAAYEQCIAQKKSIWNILDGYYILTRYPNGLPDSIPARVYNQQAARSAVDIARDVVETVGKKIGC from the coding sequence CTGGCCGAAGAGGGCGGTTATCATATAGCCTGTTTTCTGGCCCAACAAGTGGCGGAAAAGGCCCTTAAGGCCTTTCTCTACGCGCAAGGGGAAGTTATTGTCCTGGGCCATGCCGTGAGTATGCTGGCAGAAAAAGCCGCTGCTTATGAACAGTGCATTGCCCAGAAAAAGTCAATCTGGAATATTTTGGATGGTTATTATATCCTTACCCGCTATCCGAACGGCTTGCCGGACAGCATTCCGGCCCGGGTTTACAATCAGCAAGCCGCCCGCTCAGCGGTGGATATAGCCCGGGATGTGGTGGAGACAGTGGGTAAAAAGATCGGTTGTTAG
- a CDS encoding Rpn family recombination-promoting nuclease/putative transposase has protein sequence MPHPVHQPHDKGYKYLFKNKDAFLQLLRSFVPATWVQSIDPQCLVLVDKSYITQEFADKEADIVYRLKSTEDDVIFYVLLELQSTVDYLMPFRLLLYMVEIWREVYSNTPQNERESKNFRLPAIVPLVLYNGRPRWTAATSFQDILAGNEQFAGHLLNFNYELISVQSYSDQHLMRLANLVAAVFMLDKSRNLKQVFKTLRRLQRVLSQMTPDDFQRFKTFLRKIIAPYLSEKEQARVEEILQQAGPEEGKVMVTNIERILAESMADAEQRGIQQGIAQGMAQGMAQGLARGELKKARESALAALREGLDPQLVSKITGLPQEEVLELQKKIVH, from the coding sequence ATGCCCCACCCTGTCCACCAGCCGCACGACAAGGGCTACAAGTACCTGTTCAAAAACAAAGATGCTTTTTTACAGCTTTTGCGCAGCTTTGTGCCGGCCACCTGGGTGCAAAGCATTGACCCTCAGTGCCTGGTGCTGGTGGATAAAAGCTACATCACCCAGGAATTTGCCGACAAAGAGGCCGACATAGTCTACCGGCTGAAAAGCACCGAAGACGACGTTATCTTTTACGTCCTGCTGGAACTGCAGTCCACAGTGGACTACCTGATGCCCTTTCGCCTGCTCCTGTACATGGTGGAAATCTGGCGGGAAGTGTATAGCAACACACCGCAAAATGAGCGGGAAAGTAAAAACTTTCGTCTGCCGGCCATAGTACCCCTGGTGCTGTACAACGGCCGGCCCCGCTGGACGGCGGCCACATCTTTTCAGGACATCCTGGCTGGAAATGAGCAGTTTGCCGGGCATCTGCTTAATTTTAACTATGAGCTAATCAGTGTACAAAGCTATAGCGACCAGCACCTGATGCGCCTGGCCAACCTGGTGGCCGCCGTGTTCATGCTGGACAAAAGCCGGAACTTAAAGCAGGTGTTCAAAACATTGCGCCGGCTGCAGCGCGTACTCAGCCAGATGACCCCCGATGATTTTCAGCGGTTTAAAACCTTTTTGCGCAAAATTATTGCACCATATCTATCGGAGAAAGAACAGGCCAGGGTAGAGGAAATACTGCAACAAGCCGGGCCAGAGGAGGGAAAGGTGATGGTGACCAACATTGAGCGGATACTGGCGGAGAGTATGGCCGATGCCGAGCAAAGGGGGATACAGCAGGGCATAGCTCAGGGTATGGCTCAGGGTATGGCTCAGGGTTTAGCCCGGGGCGAACTCAAAAAAGCCCGGGAAAGCGCCCTGGCTGCCCTCAGGGAGGGATTAGACCCGCAACTGGTGAGCAAAATTACTGGCCTGCCCCAGGAAGAAGTACTGGAGCTACAAAAGAAAATTGTCCATTAG
- a CDS encoding type II toxin-antitoxin system Phd/YefM family antitoxin, giving the protein MEKIIGINEFRPRLSAIMEALDNPVIITVNSEPRGVLVRYDEYARLVKAEQENKRLILQLAVEKARLQAAEKGLAAEDVNREIKEYRESRRSRSR; this is encoded by the coding sequence ATGGAAAAAATCATAGGAATTAACGAATTCCGCCCCAGGCTCTCGGCCATTATGGAAGCGCTGGATAACCCGGTGATTATCACAGTTAATTCCGAGCCCAGAGGCGTACTGGTTCGCTATGATGAGTACGCCAGGCTGGTCAAAGCAGAGCAGGAGAATAAAAGGTTGATTTTGCAGCTGGCTGTGGAAAAAGCCAGGCTGCAGGCGGCGGAAAAAGGACTTGCTGCTGAGGATGTAAACCGGGAGATAAAAGAGTACCGTGAGTCCAGAAGGAGTAGAAGCCGGTGA
- a CDS encoding type II secretion system protein GspG, which produces MWKKLTQKQRRGFTLVELLVVIAIIGILAAIIAPNAFKAIEKGKIARAEADYKAIKAAALNYYTDTGIWPADGNNDDGFVKDDSTPNWNGPYLERWPKNPWGDDYNYNKKDITTSATGKFIKSGTSGQERYLTVENVPKSAAERIDIDMDGTIDKDKGTVRYANNSSTDVYILISADGEVE; this is translated from the coding sequence ATGTGGAAAAAGCTCACCCAGAAGCAGCGCCGGGGCTTCACCCTGGTAGAGCTGCTGGTGGTCATCGCCATCATCGGCATCCTGGCCGCCATCATCGCGCCCAATGCGTTCAAGGCGATTGAGAAGGGCAAAATCGCCCGGGCCGAGGCGGACTACAAGGCGATCAAGGCAGCGGCGTTGAATTATTATACGGATACGGGAATCTGGCCTGCAGATGGTAATAACGATGATGGATTCGTTAAAGATGATAGCACCCCAAATTGGAACGGACCCTATCTGGAACGCTGGCCAAAAAATCCGTGGGGAGATGATTACAATTATAACAAAAAAGACATTACTACTTCAGCTACTGGTAAATTTATCAAATCAGGCACATCAGGGCAAGAGCGCTATCTTACAGTTGAGAACGTGCCCAAAAGCGCAGCAGAACGTATAGATATAGATATGGATGGAACTATTGATAAAGACAAAGGTACTGTTAGGTATGCCAACAATTCATCCACAGATGTTTATATACTAATTTCTGCAGATGGTGAAGTTGAGTAA
- a CDS encoding putative toxin-antitoxin system toxin component, PIN family, with translation MRVVIDTNVLISGLLSPAGPPAAVLDMWISGRINVCVSPDIVEEYVSVLLRPRFAAMGTHTERYNIMAGLLELPNTVMIYPTCQLNVIEDDPDDNIFLACAVEARAEVIVSGDEHLLALGEYQGIAIWQPAQFVKVQQN, from the coding sequence GTGAGAGTGGTTATTGATACCAATGTGTTGATTTCCGGCCTGCTTTCACCGGCCGGACCTCCGGCGGCTGTTCTGGATATGTGGATTTCCGGCCGGATCAATGTTTGTGTCAGCCCGGATATTGTGGAGGAATATGTATCCGTGCTCTTGCGACCGCGCTTTGCCGCCATGGGAACGCATACCGAAAGGTATAACATCATGGCCGGGCTTCTGGAATTGCCCAATACCGTCATGATTTACCCAACTTGCCAGTTAAATGTAATTGAAGATGATCCGGACGACAACATTTTTCTGGCCTGTGCCGTGGAAGCGCGGGCCGAAGTTATTGTTTCCGGGGATGAGCACCTGCTTGCCCTGGGGGAATACCAGGGCATCGCCATCTGGCAACCGGCGCAGTTTGTTAAAGTGCAGCAAAATTAA
- a CDS encoding ABC transporter ATP-binding protein — MDTMAPLIYCQDLVKIYPLSGVEVHALRGVSLQIQAGEMVAIMGASGSGKSTLLNILGCMDEQTGGRYLLDGVEVSTLPEQERAALRNRKLGFVFQRYNLLARASALENVQLPLYYAGESGPAVRQKALEALQMVGLADFAHHRPNQLSGGQQQRVAIARAVVGNPLVILADEPTGALDTQNSAEVMEIFQQLNRQQGVTVVIVTHEPEVAAYCRRKILMRDGLIVSDE, encoded by the coding sequence ATGGACACAATGGCCCCCCTGATTTACTGCCAGGACCTGGTGAAAATTTATCCCCTGTCCGGGGTGGAGGTGCATGCCCTGCGTGGCGTCAGCCTGCAGATTCAGGCGGGCGAGATGGTGGCCATCATGGGCGCTTCGGGTTCGGGCAAGTCCACACTTTTGAATATACTGGGCTGCATGGATGAACAGACCGGCGGCCGTTACCTGCTGGACGGGGTGGAAGTGAGCACGCTCCCGGAACAGGAACGGGCGGCGCTGCGCAACCGCAAACTGGGCTTTGTCTTTCAGCGTTACAATCTGCTGGCCCGGGCCAGCGCGCTGGAAAATGTGCAGCTGCCCCTGTACTACGCCGGTGAGAGCGGTCCGGCCGTGCGGCAAAAAGCGCTGGAAGCTCTGCAAATGGTGGGGCTGGCCGATTTTGCCCACCACCGGCCCAACCAGCTTTCGGGCGGCCAGCAGCAGCGGGTGGCCATCGCCCGCGCCGTGGTGGGCAATCCGCTGGTCATCCTGGCCGACGAGCCCACCGGTGCGCTGGATACACAAAACAGCGCCGAGGTGATGGAGATTTTCCAGCAGCTCAACCGCCAGCAGGGCGTGACCGTGGTCATTGTCACCCACGAGCCCGAGGTGGCCGCCTACTGCCGGCGTAAAATCCTCATGCGCGACGGGCTGATTGTGAGTGATGAGTGA
- a CDS encoding B3/B4 domain-containing protein — MRFVVEEAVFQQLPGVCFGVVVARGVDNSRPLPAVEQLLKEQVARVREQFAGVNVKEHPACLPYRQAMSRLGINPNKFPASIEALLSRLAKGGDCPRISPVVDLANAFCLKHLVPMGAHDMARFTGDIMVRFSRPEDTFLPFGKQEAEQPGPGELVYASGNTIKTRRWIWRQSEDGKITTASRDIFFPIDGFHDSNLDAVTAARDELAAFLSSVLGCQVKTGLVNAANPVLEL, encoded by the coding sequence ATGCGCTTTGTTGTAGAAGAAGCTGTTTTTCAACAACTGCCCGGCGTTTGTTTCGGCGTGGTGGTGGCCCGGGGAGTGGACAACAGCCGCCCGCTGCCCGCTGTGGAGCAGCTGCTCAAGGAGCAGGTGGCCCGGGTGCGGGAACAGTTCGCCGGGGTAAACGTCAAAGAGCACCCGGCCTGCCTTCCCTACCGCCAGGCTATGAGCCGCCTGGGCATCAACCCGAACAAGTTTCCCGCCTCCATCGAAGCACTGCTCAGCCGCCTGGCCAAAGGGGGGGACTGCCCCCGGATCAGCCCCGTGGTGGACCTGGCCAACGCCTTTTGTTTAAAGCACCTGGTGCCCATGGGGGCACATGACATGGCCCGCTTTACGGGCGACATCATGGTGCGCTTTTCCCGGCCGGAGGATACCTTCCTGCCCTTCGGCAAACAGGAGGCGGAGCAGCCCGGCCCGGGCGAGCTGGTTTACGCCAGCGGCAACACCATCAAGACCCGCCGCTGGATCTGGCGGCAGAGCGAGGACGGCAAAATTACCACCGCCAGCCGGGATATCTTTTTCCCCATTGACGGGTTCCATGATAGCAACCTGGACGCGGTAACCGCCGCCCGCGACGAACTGGCTGCTTTTTTGAGCAGTGTTTTGGGCTGTCAGGTGAAAACAGGGCTTGTGAACGCGGCAAACCCTGTGCTGGAGCTTTAA
- a CDS encoding uroporphyrinogen decarboxylase family protein, protein MAKRKIPRGELWIAGEVLQEIGLPQGQESLIALASSLGTDICFFSYTSPLENLPLQGGTMEWLVQKAHAAGLLCAVTVDGPFERAVAEHGFMDVLYWFAQPDGLADRFEKTAAQAAAELTAAARAGADMLILCDDIAYNHGPYFSPAQFRSALLPLYRQMKESLPAGLPLGFHSDGKVSAVLPLLTAEGFTVFNLEPEAMTPDELERCLPRQATLLGGIPAAWLMGPGRVEEQAAEIRQCIAGLSQSYPLILASACGISSAQQLERLKHIYRLADQISAGEPDLA, encoded by the coding sequence ATGGCCAAAAGAAAAATTCCCCGGGGCGAGCTGTGGATTGCCGGGGAAGTTTTGCAAGAAATAGGTTTGCCACAAGGGCAGGAGTCTTTAATTGCCCTCGCCTCCAGCCTGGGCACCGACATCTGCTTTTTCAGCTACACCAGCCCGCTGGAAAATCTGCCTCTCCAGGGCGGCACCATGGAGTGGCTGGTGCAAAAGGCCCATGCCGCCGGCCTGCTCTGCGCCGTGACCGTGGACGGGCCCTTTGAGCGGGCCGTGGCCGAGCACGGCTTTATGGACGTGCTCTACTGGTTTGCACAGCCCGACGGCCTGGCGGATCGTTTTGAGAAAACCGCTGCACAGGCCGCCGCCGAGCTGACCGCCGCCGCCCGGGCCGGCGCCGATATGCTCATCCTGTGCGATGATATCGCTTATAACCACGGGCCGTATTTTTCCCCCGCCCAGTTTAGAAGCGCCCTTTTGCCCCTGTACCGGCAGATGAAAGAATCCCTGCCGGCCGGTCTGCCGCTGGGCTTTCACTCGGACGGCAAAGTGTCGGCCGTCCTGCCCTTACTCACCGCCGAGGGCTTTACGGTCTTCAACCTGGAACCCGAGGCCATGACCCCGGATGAACTGGAGCGCTGCCTGCCCCGGCAGGCCACCCTGCTGGGGGGCATCCCGGCCGCCTGGCTGATGGGACCGGGCCGGGTGGAAGAGCAGGCGGCGGAAATCAGGCAGTGCATTGCCGGGCTTTCCCAAAGCTATCCGCTCATTCTGGCCTCGGCCTGCGGCATCTCCAGTGCTCAACAACTGGAGAGGCTAAAGCATATCTACCGGCTGGCCGACCAGATTTCAGCCGGGGAACCTGATCTGGCTTAA
- a CDS encoding helix-turn-helix domain-containing protein: MVYVETRHIFAQRLRSLRKMKKLTQKELGNRLNLTEAAIGMWEQGRRLPDAETLPRLARILETSVDYLLGNDYVEKKDVNFDLQHFLESNMVYYAGRPLSDDEKEDLLLLMQLKRTHRRDKGNA, from the coding sequence GTGGTATACGTGGAAACCAGACATATTTTCGCTCAAAGGCTGAGAAGCTTGCGCAAAATGAAAAAGCTTACCCAAAAAGAACTGGGCAATCGCTTAAACTTGACAGAGGCTGCTATAGGCATGTGGGAACAGGGAAGACGCTTGCCCGACGCTGAAACATTACCCCGATTGGCTCGCATTCTGGAAACATCGGTTGATTACCTGTTGGGGAACGATTATGTGGAGAAAAAAGATGTGAACTTTGATTTACAGCATTTTCTGGAAAGCAATATGGTTTACTATGCAGGCAGACCATTGAGTGATGATGAGAAAGAGGATCTCTTGCTCTTGATGCAGCTAAAAAGAACACACCGCAGGGATAAAGGAAATGCGTAA
- a CDS encoding GntR family transcriptional regulator, which yields MAGEKINRNSFVPPYFQLAQILEEKILAGELKPGDSLPSENDLGKEYNLSRMTVRKCLNVLAERGLISAHPGRGTFVSRPALDRAVFTIEEYRNEVSRRGWQPEARLMAVHVLKAAEGITEKLDLQPDERVLYFCRLLLADSAPLAIERKYMRFKKGTPILENELQYKAFSEVIAMHTEVLPVRSRMVLRPALAEEEDASLLQIPPGTPVFRLEQYLYANNETVAGWGFFIFRGDRFPLISEVRPLKEVE from the coding sequence TATTTTCAACTGGCCCAAATTTTAGAAGAGAAAATTCTGGCGGGGGAACTCAAACCTGGCGACTCGCTGCCTTCGGAAAATGATCTGGGTAAAGAATATAATTTAAGCCGCATGACTGTGCGCAAGTGCCTGAATGTGCTGGCCGAGAGGGGACTGATTTCCGCCCATCCGGGACGGGGGACCTTTGTTTCCCGGCCGGCTCTGGACCGGGCGGTGTTTACCATTGAGGAGTACCGGAATGAGGTTTCCCGGCGTGGCTGGCAGCCGGAAGCCAGGCTGATGGCCGTGCATGTGCTGAAAGCGGCCGAAGGGATTACTGAAAAACTGGATCTGCAGCCCGATGAGCGGGTTTTGTATTTTTGCCGCCTGCTTTTGGCCGACAGTGCGCCGCTGGCCATAGAGCGCAAATACATGCGCTTTAAAAAGGGCACCCCCATACTGGAAAACGAGCTGCAGTACAAAGCCTTTTCCGAAGTGATAGCCATGCACACTGAAGTGCTGCCCGTGCGCAGCCGGATGGTGCTGCGGCCGGCTCTGGCGGAAGAAGAAGATGCTTCCCTTTTGCAGATCCCGCCCGGTACGCCCGTTTTTCGCCTGGAACAGTATTTGTATGCCAATAATGAAACAGTAGCCGGCTGGGGTTTTTTTATTTTCCGCGGCGATCGTTTCCCTTTAATTTCCGAAGTGCGGCCGCTGAAGGAGGTGGAGTGA
- a CDS encoding cobalamin B12-binding domain-containing protein: protein MPSLAQVICDLNESLALELVKHRLAMGDKPLDIVEECRNGMIAVGERYARGEYFLGDLVLSAEIFHEIMRVLAPTLDVKKTARRPVGKIVFGTVEGDIHDIGKNITISLLRCYGFEVYDLGVNVAPEKFVHYLKETGADILCLSALLSSCFEALQRTVKLVRLFDEQGRIKILIGGLVNEKVRQYAGADDWVDDARRGVTICQKWMGVL, encoded by the coding sequence TTGCCTTCCCTGGCGCAGGTGATCTGCGATTTAAACGAAAGCTTGGCTTTGGAGCTGGTCAAGCACCGTCTGGCAATGGGAGACAAACCCCTGGATATTGTGGAAGAATGCCGAAACGGCATGATCGCAGTGGGGGAGCGCTATGCCCGGGGAGAGTATTTCCTGGGTGACCTGGTATTGTCGGCGGAAATTTTTCATGAGATCATGCGGGTGCTGGCTCCGACCCTGGATGTGAAAAAAACGGCGCGCCGGCCTGTGGGCAAAATTGTGTTCGGAACGGTGGAAGGGGATATTCACGACATTGGAAAAAACATTACCATTTCATTGTTGCGCTGTTACGGCTTTGAAGTTTACGACCTGGGGGTCAATGTAGCGCCCGAAAAATTTGTTCACTATCTGAAGGAGACGGGGGCCGATATTCTCTGTCTGTCCGCCCTGCTCTCCAGCTGTTTTGAAGCCCTGCAGCGCACGGTAAAACTGGTGCGCCTGTTTGATGAGCAGGGCAGGATTAAAATCCTGATCGGGGGCCTGGTCAATGAAAAGGTGCGGCAGTATGCCGGGGCGGATGACTGGGTAGATGATGCCCGCCGGGGGGTGACCATATGCCAGAAATGGATGGGAGTGTTGTAA
- a CDS encoding type II secretion system protein, with translation MRQRRGFTLVELLVVIAIIGILADITAPNTFKAIEKGKIARTKADYKAIKAAALNAYTDTGLWVPSSDNAGEDPGLVNKNEWNNLPSDANWNGPYLERWPSKNP, from the coding sequence ATCAGACAGCGCCGGGGCTTCACCCTGGTAGAACTGCTGGTGGTCATCGCCATCATCGGCATCCTGGCCGACATCACCGCCCCCAATACCTTCAAGGCCATTGAGAAGGGCAAAATCGCCCGGACTAAAGCGGACTACAAGGCCATCAAGGCAGCGGCGTTGAATGCTTATACTGATACAGGGTTGTGGGTTCCTAGTTCTGACAATGCAGGTGAAGATCCCGGGCTAGTTAACAAGAACGAATGGAATAACCTACCTTCAGATGCTAACTGGAACGGCCCCTACCTGGAGCGCTGGCCCAGCAAAAACCCCTAG
- a CDS encoding tetratricopeptide repeat protein, which translates to MLLSVLAGSLWLGTAEWYYQGAVRRWMAGDLVAGKTKLERALAMHPLHSDYYQLASKLAMAGGNTTAALQWARRAQEVAPRSVLAAEQAVQAAQAAGQLEEAVAAACRYSQLFPCDIAGRDRLVRLQLDAAVQSLQQGDKHRARQYLAACRTTLEQS; encoded by the coding sequence TTGCTGCTGTCGGTGCTGGCGGGAAGCCTCTGGCTGGGCACGGCCGAGTGGTATTATCAGGGGGCGGTGCGCCGCTGGATGGCCGGTGATCTGGTGGCAGGAAAAACAAAATTGGAGCGCGCTCTGGCCATGCACCCCCTGCATAGCGATTATTACCAGCTGGCCAGTAAACTGGCCATGGCCGGTGGAAACACCACTGCTGCGCTCCAGTGGGCCCGCAGGGCGCAGGAGGTGGCGCCGCGCTCGGTGCTGGCCGCAGAGCAGGCAGTGCAGGCGGCGCAGGCAGCCGGGCAACTGGAAGAGGCGGTGGCAGCCGCGTGCCGCTATAGCCAGCTTTTCCCCTGTGATATAGCCGGCCGGGACAGGCTGGTCCGGCTGCAGCTGGATGCAGCTGTACAAAGCCTGCAGCAGGGCGATAAACATAGGGCGCGGCAGTACCTGGCGGCCTGTCGCACCACCCTGGAACAGTCGTAG